The sequence below is a genomic window from Thermus filiformis.
CAATCCGGAGAAGCGCCTGGTGAAAGCCCCTAAGCTTTACCTGGTGGACACGGGCCTTGCGGCCTCCCTCCTTGGGGGGGAGGACCGGTTCGGGTTTCTCTTGGAGAACTTCGTGGCCTTGGAGCTCCTCAAGCACGCGGGGTTCGGGGAGGTGGAGCCCCGTTTCTACCACTTCCGCACCCATACCGGCCAGGAGGTGGACCTGGTCCTGGAGTGGGAGGGGAGGGTGGTGGGCCTCGAGGTCAAGGCGGCGAAAAGCCTCTCTGCCCGCGACTTCTCGGGCCTTAGGGCTTTGAGGGAGGCGGCCGGGGAGCGGTTCTTCCGCGGGGCGGTGCTTTACGGGGGACAGGAGGTGCTGGCCGTGGAGCCGGGTTTGTACGCGGTTCCCATCCCCGCCCTTTGGCGGCTAGAATAGGAGTTTGTGGTGCGCTTTCGGAAGGAGGGGGTCCGCCTGGACCAGGCGGTGGCCGAGGCCCTGGGGGTGAGCCGCACCCAGGCCCAGGCCTGGATCCAGTCGGGCCGGGTCCGGGTGGGGGAGAGGGTGGTCACCAAGCCCGCTTACCGCCTCAAGGGGGAGGAGGTGGGGGTGGAGCCGCCCCTCGAGGCCCCGCCCCTGGTCCTGCCCGAGGCCCTGGACCTTCCCATCCTCTACCTGGACGAGGACGTCCTGGTCCTGAACAAGCCCCCCGGGGTGGTCACCCACCCCGCCCCTGGGGTCTACTCGGGCACGGTGGTGAACGCCCTCCTAGGCCGGTTCGTGGAGGAGGTGCGGGCGGAGCGGCCCGAGGAGGTCCGTCCCGGGATCGTCCATCGCCTGGACAAGGACACCTCGGGGGTCCTGGTGGTGGCTCGGCACGAGGGGGCGGCCCGCAGGCTCTCCGAGGCCTTCCGGGACCGGATGGTCTTCAAGCGCTACCTGGCCCTTACCCAGGGCCACCCCCGCGAGGGGACCCTGATCGCCCCCATCGGCCGCCACCCCGTGGACCGAACCCGGATGCACGTGGGGGGCGTCGCCCCCCGGTACGCCGAGACCGCCTTCTTCCTGCTGGCCACCGCGGGTCCTTACGCCCTGGTGGAGGCCCGGCCCCACACGGGCCGAACCCACCAGATCCGGGTCCACCTCAAGCACCTGAAGGCCCCCATCCTGGGGGACGGGGTCTACGGGAAGGAGAGCCCCTACATCGCCCGCCAGGCCCTTCACGCCTACGAGCTCCGCTTTCCCCACCCCCGGACCGGCCGGATGGTGGAGGTGACGGCCCCCGTGCCCCGGGACATGGTCCAGGCCTGGCTGGCCCTGGGGGGGAGGTGGCCGGAGGGGGTTTTGTTGGAGGGGTATACTGAGTCTCAATGAGTGTTCAGAAGACGCTTTCCTCGGAAGAACGGGCGGCTTCCCGAGTGCTTCCCGAAGGGAACACCGAGTTGCTTCCCGAAGGGAACACCGAGAAGCCGCCCACCACGCACCGCCTCCTGGTGGGGGATGCGCGGGAGGTTCTGGCCTCCCTGCCCGAGGCCTCCGTCCACCTTGCCCTCACCTCGCCCCCCTACTGGACCCTCAAGCGCTATGAGGACGCCCCCGGCCAGCTGGGCCACATAGAGGACTACGAGGCCTTTTTAGACGAGCTGGACCGGGTGTGGCGGGAGGTCTACCGGGTCCTGGTCCCCGGGGGGCGGCTCATCGTGGTGGTGGGGGACGTGGCGGTGGCCCGGAAGCGCTTTGGGCGCCACC
It includes:
- a CDS encoding RluA family pseudouridine synthase — protein: MVRFRKEGVRLDQAVAEALGVSRTQAQAWIQSGRVRVGERVVTKPAYRLKGEEVGVEPPLEAPPLVLPEALDLPILYLDEDVLVLNKPPGVVTHPAPGVYSGTVVNALLGRFVEEVRAERPEEVRPGIVHRLDKDTSGVLVVARHEGAARRLSEAFRDRMVFKRYLALTQGHPREGTLIAPIGRHPVDRTRMHVGGVAPRYAETAFFLLATAGPYALVEARPHTGRTHQIRVHLKHLKAPILGDGVYGKESPYIARQALHAYELRFPHPRTGRMVEVTAPVPRDMVQAWLALGGRWPEGVLLEGYTESQ